Sequence from the Corallococcus sp. EGB genome:
GGTTGGGCAGCGAGGCCTCGAAGATGATGAAGTTGCGGTTCGTCGCGCTGCTCGCACCGGAGCGCTTCGCGAAGACGATGCGGTACTCGCCACAGTCCGCGCCGTTCACCGGAGCCAGGTCGAACCGGTTGAAGAGCCCCACCGCCATGTACGCGTTGCTCGAGTTCGGGTCCGTGAACGGATCCGCCTGGACCTGGGAACCCTCGGCAGGGCGGCAGAGGTAGGGATGACCGTTGAAGATGGGATTGCCGCCGCCATCCACCTGGTCATTGCAGTGTCCCCCCAAGCCGAGGCCGGGCTTGGGGTTCTGGGTGTCCCAGAGCTGGCGGAAGAGCTGCAAGCCGGTGAGGCCCGGCACGCCGCTCTGCGCGACGAGCTGATCCATCACCTGCTTCAGCGTGAAGGTGCTGACGATGGCCTGCTCCGTGACGGCCAGCGAACGGCGAGGATCCAGTGTCACTCCCGCCGAGGGGACCGCCCCCTGGGGGGATTGGAAGCTCAAGCCGATGCCACGCCGCTCCGAATGCAGCGATGGCGCCCCCTGCGTCACGAGTTCCTGGGACGCCACTTCGTCACCCTCACCCAAGAGTGGAGGGACAGCATCGGCGGGGGGAGGGGAACAGCCCCCGAACAAGGTCAGGGCACACACCAGGAACAACCGGATGGAGACAGTAGGAGTCATGGCAGGTTCAATCTCAAGCGGGAGGGCAAAGAGATAAACCCTGCTCATGAGCAACAAGCAAGACTCTCAGTGAAATATTGATTTAATAGAAATTAGCGTCTTGATGTATCATTCTCACGCAAGCGGGACACACGCATGGGATTGGGTCTGCCGCGCACCAGGCCCAACGCAGGTGGCCGGCATACCGGGGTCACCAGGCCCGAAGCAGCCCCACGGCGGCACCGCCCAGCACCAGCCAGGCCGAGTTGACCCGCCAGCGGAGCAGCAACACGGATCCGACCACGGCCAGGGCCACCGTCCAGCCATCCACCAGGGCCGCGCGTCCCAACTGCCAGGTCACCACGGACATGAGGGCCAGCGAGGCCGCGTTGACCCCGTCGAGCACCGCGCCCGCCGTCCGGGACCGGCGGATCCGGGGCACCAGCGGGCCGCTGAGCGCCACGAAGACGAAGGCGGGCAGGAAGATGCCCAGCGTGGCGAGTCCGGCGCCAGGCACGCCGCCCACCAGATAGCCGATGAACGTCGCCGTGGTGAAGACAGGGCCCGGCGTGAGCTGGCCCACGGCCACGGCATCCAGGAGCTGGGCCTCGGTGAGCCAGCCCCAGCGCTCGACGAGGTCCGCGCGGAGGAACGCCAGCAACACGTAGCCGCTGCCGAACAGCACGCTGCCGACCTTGAGGAAGAACAGGAAGAGGCCGCCGAGGCTGAACGGCGTGGCCGCCGTCGCGGTCGCGGCCGTGACGCCGTGGAGGGCGAACGGCGTCAGCAGGAGTGGCGAGCTCGAAGCGGGAGAGGACCGGACATGGCTCCAGGCCGCCAGGGCGCCACCGGCCACGGCCAGGATGAGCAGCTCGTTGGCGCCCAGGGCGCTCGCCACGGCCGAGCCGACGGCCACGACGACCCGGGGGGCTGTCGTCAGGGCCATCTTGCCAAGACCCCAGAGGGCCTGGAGGACCACGGCCAGGATGACGGGTTTGACGCCGTACAAGAGGGCGTCGGCTTGCGGCAGGGAACCAAAACGCACGTAGGCCCAGGCCGCCGCGAGCGTGAGGAGCATCGCCGGGACGATGAAGCACGCGCCGGCCACGAGCAGCCCGGGCCAGCCGGCGCGCCGGTGCCCCAGGTGGATGGCCAGTTCGGTGGAGTTTGGGCCCGGGATGAGGTGGGTGGCGCCCAGCAGGTCGAGGAACTCCTCACGGGGCAGCCACCGGCGCCGCCGCACGAGCTCGTCTTCCATCATCGCGATGTGCGCGGCAGGGCCGCCAAAGGCCGTCAGCCCCAGCCGGAGGAAGACCCGCGCGATCTCGCCGAGCGAGCCCCGGGCGACATCGCCGGAAGGTGTCGAATCCATGCGTCTTGGGAGCCTCGTTCGCGAATCAGAACCGATGGAATCGCGGCGATGGTGCCACGGCGCAGGGCAGGGGATGGGACATAAGCGCGAGGGGCCGGGCTGTCTTCATTCTGAGTGCTCGTTTGGACTGTCAGGCCGCGACGTCAATCCAGAGCGCACTGCAGTCCTGCGAGGCGCGCAGTGTCAGGCCTCCCTGGTTCAGCTGCGCCCCCTCGCCCCTGGCGAGGACTTGCCGACCGATCTTCACGCCTCGCCCCTTGCCCGCTTCGTCGCCCGGGCAAGCGCCTCGACCAGGCGAGGTCCGGTCATGAAGCCGCTGGCGAGCACTTCGAGGCCGGCGCCGCCACGGAAGAGCACGGTCGGGAACGCGCTCACGCCCAGGGTCCTGACCTGCTGGAATTCGTTCGCCGTCGCCCGCTTCGCGTCCGCATGGCCGAACCGGACCAGGAACACCCTGAAGTCGAGGCCGTGCGCGGCGCAGAGGCTCTCGTAGAAGGACGCCACGGTCGGGTCCTCCGACTCGGCGTAGAACTTCCGCTGGATGGAGGCGAACACCTCGTACGCTCGCGTCTCCGGTCCCGGCGTCTGCTCGAGCATCCCGCGCATGACGAGGAACGCGCGGCACGCAGGCTCGGTGTCGTAGTTGAACGCCGCCCGGTCGAGGAACCGGGTGGAGAACGGCTGCCCGGTGCGCTCGGCGATCTCCTCCCAGTGGTGGCGCAGGAAGCCCTTGAACCGCTCGTTCCAGGGGTCCCCGCCTCCCGGACGGAGCCCACCCACCAGGATGCGGAAGGGGATGCCCCGACGGTTCGCCTCCGCCTCCAGTTGGCGGAGGCCGGGCGAGCCGCCCCAGCACCAGGAGCACATCGGGTCCCCCACATAGAGCACCTCATCCACGGGCCCTTCGGCGCTCGGCCCGGCGCGCTTCAGCGCCGCGTCGGGGAGCGCGCACGTCCCCGAATCGGGGTCACACAACGCCTGCGTCTCGGGGGGTGTCTCGTGCGGGTCTCTGGGGGTCGTCAAGGCCGTCTCCGGTTCGTTCGCGTTGCTGGGGGCTCCGCGCCACGCCCCGAGAGATAGCCCCAGCCCCCTGCGTTGACGACCTACCGCGGACGCGCACAGCATGTGCGTTCATGCACATCGCCTGGGACGACCTGCAGACGGTGGAGGCGCTGGTGCGCACGGGGAGCGTCGTAGGCGCGGCGCGCGAGCTCTCGCTGCGCCACTCGTCCATCTCGCGGCGGGTGGACGCTCTTGAGCGCGCGCTAGGGGCGCCGCTCTTCCTGCGTGGGGCGAGGCTGCGTCCGACGCCACTCGGCCTCGCCATTGCCGAGCGCGCGGGCCACATGCGGCCCCACGCCCTGGACGTGGGGGCACTCCTGGAGGAGCAGCGCCGGGCGCGCGCAGGCCGGCTCGTCATCACCACGAACGAAGTGCTGGCGTCACTGCTGTTCGGCGCGCTGCGCACGTGCGGCTTCACGCAGCGGGTCCAGGTGCGCATCTCCGAGAGCGAGCTGGCGCTGGAGCCTGGGGTGACGGACCTGGCCTTGAGGCCGAGTCACACGCCAGGCGGTGCGCTGCGGGGACAGCAACTGGGGAGGCTGCGGCTCGGAGTGTTCCGGGCGCGGGCCGCCAGGCAGGCCCCGTCGGCCTGGGTCCTGCCATCAGAGAACCTGCGCACCCGATCCTCCATGCGCTGGTGGAAGGCTGTCCCTGAGGACGCGGAGTCCCTCGTGGAGTGCGACACGCTGCTCGGCATCAGGGATGCCTGCGTCGCGGGCCTGGGCCGAAGCGTGCTCCCGGCGCTGCTCGCGGAAGGGGACCCGCGTCTGGTGCTGGAGGAGGAGCTCCCGGGAGGCCCACCGGTGTGGCTGCTGTCCGCCGCAACCCGGCGCGTGGACGCGGCCCTCAGGCGGGCCCGGGACTCACTCGCCGAAGCCCTCCGGCGCGCCGCGGGCGCCTGGGAGGCCTGAGCCTCAACCGGAAGCGCGGAAGACAGGGGGTTCCCGAGGATCGACCCACACCCCAGAGGCTTAGTTTACATAACGCTTCTTATCAGACGTAAAGGCCGGATTCCTGTGTGATTCCGGGCGGTTTACAGATCACCCCCGGTTACTTGACCCACCCCTCGCGGGGTCAAATTCCAACTCTGTAGGTGGTGAGTATTTCCCACTACTCCTCGGGTTGAATGTCGGCCGCTTTTTGCCGGCCGTTCGGGCGCTCGGCGCCCCTCGTTTCGCGCTGACCGTTGAGGGCTCGCGCGTCCCCCTTCCTGACTTTCGCGGCGTGCTGGAGCTGCCCAGCTCGCGCGCCGCTCGCCATGCCTCCCCGGTCGTCGCGCGGCCTGGGGAGCGCTCGCAGTCACTCGCCGCGCGGGAGCCCCACCTCATGGTCACGAAGAAGAAGCTGAAGCTGCGGAACCCACTCAAGGGGAAGCACAGCCCGTCGAAGTACGACGAAGCACTGAAGCACGTTGACCAGGCGCTGACGTTGATTCCGTCCGTCGTGGAGATCTCGGAAGCCTTCAAGGAGGACAACGAGCGGGAGCTGTCGGACGTCTACGCGGGAGTCCTCGCCTTGCTGGGGGACATTCGGAAGGCGCTCCCGAAGAACGCGCCGGGCCAGAACGAGCTGGACGCGGCGCTCCAGGCGCTCCCGACTCCCAGGGGCGTCATGGAGTCTTTCAAGCTCTACGCGGAGCAGGACGACGACGACACGACCGACTATCCGGCGGAGCTGCTGAGCGCGACGAACGGCGCGGCGATGGCGCTGGAGAGCCTGCGTGGAGCGCTCACGGATGAGGCCCGGCTCAAGGGGCTGAGCATCTGCATGGACTGCGGATATTTGGCGCTGAGCCCTGCGCTGGTGAGCGCCCACGGCATCACCAAGCGGCACAAGGTGACGAGCATTGAGGCGCTGCGCGAAACCGCACGGCGGCCCGCTGTGATGCCTGGCGTTCCGCTCAAGGGGGCTTCGCAGCTCGACAGGGCTAGCAAGGCTGCCGCGCTCGCGAAGGACTGCCTGGAGACGTATGCGGGGCGACTCGGGAGCGAGCTGCGCAACAGCGACACCGCGACCACTGCCTACCGGCTCGCGGACCAGCTCCGAGACGTTGAGCGCCAAATCATCCGCCTGGCGGGGGACGCTTCATGAGCGACCCCTCGAACTTCATCGTGATGGACCCGTACCAAAACCCGTGGCTCTGCCTGCGGTGCGGCGTGCAGTTCATATCCACGGACGCCGCTGAGGCGCACTACGCGGCGACGGGACACAACTCGTCGGGCAAGGCCCCTCCTCCGGTTCCTCAGTGCCCCGAATGCAGGTTGCAACAAACCGATGATGACCGGCTCGGGCCGCACGGAACGGGCTGCCGGATGGATCCGATGCAGCCCACGCTGTGGGTCTGCCCGCAGTGCGATTGGTCGCACCGTCCCGCAGCGGATGAGCACCCGGCGCTTGAGCGCGTCCGCCACGAGCAGCGCACGGGCCACGTCACGACCACGGTGCGGGCCCTGGTGGAGCGGTCGCACCCGCGCACGTCGTTCCCGCCCATCCCGACGGACGCTGCTGACCTGGCCGCGCACGCCGCGCAGGCGTTCTCGCACGCTCGCTCCTGCCTTGGTGACCTGGCGGTGCTGCTGGGGAGGGAGACGCCTCCCGAGCTGCCGGCGGGAACGGCGGTCCTCGTCCACGGATACCGCGTCATGGCGGAGGCGAACCGGAAGCGGACGCTCCGGCTTGCGCTCCAGTTGCTGGCGACCCGGACGAAGCAGCGAGAGCAGGAGCGCGCAGCGGCGGAGCTGGCGGAAGCGAAGGGCGAGGTGAAGCCTTGAGCCCCTCGAAGAGCCCCGACACCGTGGCGATGGCGGCGCAGCGCGTGAGCGATGCCATGCGCCACATCGAGGCAGCACAGAGACACATCGAGCTTGCCGGCGTTGCGCTGATGAACGTGACGCCGCTCGCGCCGAGGTGCGCGCGACTGCTCAAGCTGCGCGGGTGGCTCAACACCGAGTGGCATCGGCTGGAGCGCATCGAGAAGAGCCGGCGGTTCGACTTGGACGGCATTGTGAAGCACAACCTGGAGCTGGCGGCGAAGGTGAAGCCGTGAGCCCCCGCGCGAAGACGAAGCTGGGCGCGCACGACGGGCTCTGCATCGCGATGTGGAGGGCTGCGGCGGTCATCCGCTCCGAGGCCCGCCACGGACTCGTTGAAGAGCTGCTGGGCGACGATGACGTGGCCGTGGTGCGGCGGGAGCTGCATGCGCTGGCGGCTGTGCTGGATGCAGTCCAGCACTCCGGCAAGGGGTCCCTGTCGGAGGCGCTGGCGGCTGTGGCGCGCGATGCGCTCGACGAAGACGCGCGCTCTCTGCTGGGGCTGCTGTCGAAGGCATGCGAGGGAATCCATGCCTCGTGACCAGAAGCCCCGCACGGTGAAGGAACTGCTCGCGTCCGTGCTCCAGGACGTGACGCGCTCGAAAGCGGCGCTGCTGGATGCCTCCCATGCGCACGCGCTCGACGACGTGGAGGCCGAGTCGCTCCGGGCCTGGCTGCGGCGGAACATCAGCCGCGGCGAGCAACTGGCGCGGGCCCTGCGGCATCGGGCCGTGGGCGAGCGCATGGACGCGAGCCGCAGGCCTGTCTCCCAGGCGCGCAAGGCGGTGCAGCTCCCGCTGTTCGTGCTGCCTGAGTCCCCTACCCCAGATGACGACGTGCCGACGCTGGACGCGTCGGAGTTCGAAGAGGTGCCCGACGACGGGCCCGCCGTGCTGCTGCCCAGGCCGACGTGCCCGCAGGAGCGGATGCAGTGCGCGCAGCCGGAGCTGGGACCCAACGTGGTCCGGCTGCCGGTGCGCTTCCCCGTTCGTGAGGCCGCGTGCGCGGCTGGAGGTGCGCAGTGACGACGACGAGCAGTGACACGAGGTTTTCGGTCAACCGCGAGGTGAAGAGCCCACGCTTCAACGGCCGCGAGTGGGACCGGGTGAGGGCCGGCGCGGCGGTGCTCCCGCATCCTGAGCGGCGCTGGCAGCAGAACACGGAGCCGCTCACGTTCGTTCGGGCGGTGTCCGCCGATTGGGGCGAGTACCTGGAGAGGCGGCCGGCGGGTGAACCGGCGGAGCTGCCCAGCGTGACCGTGCAGCGGCTGCGGGAGCGCATCGCGGAGCTGGAGGGCCGCACCATGCGCGTGGCGTCCACGAAGAAGCGCGCCGTGGGGGGCCGGTGATGGAAACCGTCAAGCTGTCACCGAAGGTCGAAGCGCTGGCGGGCCAATACGGCAAGCTCCTTCAGGAGATCGTCGCAGCGCTCGACGTGGAGACATCCGCCTGCCAGGCCTTCCTGGCTGCGGTGGTCGCGCACGGTCCCACTGCCGACGTGACGAAGGACGCCCTGGTTGAGTGGTCCAGGGCAACGACGCGTCGCGAAGAGACGAGCGCGGACGCGGCGCGGGCCTCGGGCCGCGTGGCTGTCACGGTGGAGCTGGAGGCCATCCGGCAGGACTTCAGCGCAGGGTCGCTGGACGTGTCCCGCGTGGTGCGCAAGTACGTCCAGCGCCTGGGCGCCGTCGTCGATTCAGGTGACAGGCTGTTTGATGCGATCACCGCGTGGCTGTCCGCCGCCGACGTCTCGGGCGTTGCGACTCCGGCAGAGCTGGAGGCGCGTCACCAGCTCCTCGCCGCGATGGACGCGCGCAAGGCAACGCTGACGCGGGAAGCGCTCGCGGTGGTGGGCCTCCTGGCCGCGCTGAATGAGCTGCCGAAGGCGCTGCCAACGGAGCCCCGGCAATGAGCGGCGACCCGTCCATGATGCTGCCGGGGGCGCTGCCCACGGCCTGGGGGGGCCGCCCTGCTCAGACGATGGCGGAAGTCGAGTATCAGCGCGCCGTCGTCCACCACGCCGCGAAGCGCGAGCAGTTGTCCGAGCGGGTGGCGGAGAACGTCGTAGCGCGCAAGGCACTGATGGAAGCCGTTGCGGCAGTGGGCCCGCATCACTCGTGGGCCCACGACGCGCTGACGAAGCTGCGGGAGACGCGTGCGGCGGTGAACGCGGCGCATGCGGCGGTGGCGAAGGCGGACGTGCGCCTTTGCAAGGCGGCCGAAATGTGGGCCGGTGCCGCAGCGCTCACGGAGGCCACCCGGTGAGGGCCGCCCGAGTGCGACTGCTGGCCATCGGCCTGCCGGTGGTGCTGGTGGGGCCGGTGCTGGTGATCCGTGACGAGCTGCTGTCGGCCGTGATGCTGGTGGTGTGCAGCGCGGTCGGCCTGGTCCTGATGGAGGCCGGCGGCCGATGACCACCCGTCGTTGCGAAGGCACGCGCGGTGGGCGCCGCTGCAAGAGCTACGCGGTCAAACGCGTGGACGGCCACGGCTACTGCATCCGGTGCGCGGGGCGTGGAGCTGCGGAGCACCGCACGCTGACCCGGACCGAGCACGCGCGCGCGCAGCACCAGGCGCGGAAGGAGCGGGAGCGATGAGCCCGTGAGCTGGCGGAGGGACGGCGCGGCGGTTGACGCTCGCGCCTCCCTCCCCCAGCCCGCGCAATGCGCGCGCATTGCGCACGCTCGAGCTCCGGCGCATTGCGCGCGGTGGAGCTCCACCAGGCCCCCGTTGAAGCCCATGGGCTCCGGGACCTGGAGCCCCCCACGGTTCGGCAGGCACTGCGGCACGTCGCCAGGAGCGACCAACGGGAGCGATGCGGAGCACCAGGTGCCGGCCGGCGAGCGGCAGCGGCACGGAGCTGGACGCGGAGCTGCTGCGCGCGGTGTCGGGGGGCGGCGCCCGCCCCCCGCCTGCTGTGAGTCCGAATCCCACCACCCCCGCCCCCCCGGATGCCAACCGCCCAAGCGTGACGGCCTGGCGTCGGTGCCTCGTGGTGCGCGCGGAGCCCCGGGGGTGTCCCGGTGAGGCTCCGAAGCGCTGCGCGCGTCCAGGAGGCCCCAGCGGCGCCCCAGGTGGGCGTTGCGCTGGCCTCGCCGCTGCCCGGGGTCCAGGGGGCGGCGCCCCCGGCTTGTCGTAGTAACGATAAGTCGGACAAGCGCAGAGGGGCCGGGCCTGCGGAAGCCCCTCCCCCCCAGCCGTGGGTGCCCCGGTCCTGCGGGGCCTGCGAGCGCAAGGCTTGGCACATCCGGACCTGGAAGCGGAGCGAGCCCCTTTCACGCACGTCCACGCCCTACCAGTGCCGCAACTGGCGGCATCAGGGGGCGTGCGCCAGGTGGGTGAGCCAGCGGGACTATTCGCGGATCATGGCGGCTCTGGAGGGGTGCGATCTGTCCGGGCTGCTGCTGGTGGTGCTCACCCTGGACCCGCGCACCGCGCCCGCCGAGCTGGACGAGCGCTACCGATGCCTTCAACCACGCTGGGCGATGCTCCAGAAGTACCTGACGCGCGGGTGGGACGCGGGCGGGGTTCCGCGGCTGGGCAAGATCAAGTTCGTCAGCACCGTCGAGCAGCACCGGAACGGCAGCCCGCACATGAACGTCATCATCTACTCGCCTGAGCTGGCGCAGCTCCTGCGGGAGGAGCCCGCGTCGGAGGCGGAGGAGGCCCGGGGCGTGGGGCCGCGCTGGTGGCGGGACCTGGTGGCGCACTGTGGATGGGGCCACCGCTCCAGCATCGGTCACGCGCGCAGCAAGAGCGACGTGGCGTCGTACACCGTGAAGGTGGAGAAGGGTGCGGTGCCCCACCCTACCCTTGTTGGCGAGGTGGTGAAGACGTCCCAGCTTCCGACGTGGGCGCCCCCGAAGACGCGGCGGCTTCGCGCGACGAAGGGTTGGCTCCCACCAGCGCGAAAGCCAACGCATCCAGACTGGACTGGGGAGCTAGTGCAGGCGCCGACGCCGGAGCTACAGCGCCAGGCGCAGGCGGAAGGGCTCGCGCAGCTCGGCGCGGCCATGGGGATGCCGCTGGAGTACCGCGATTACCCGTCGCTGACGGGGCAGTTGCGCGCGTGGTCGCCGTGGGCGGTGCGAATCCTCCGCATCACCGAAGGAGCCAGCGCATGGACCGGGGTCCGACTATCGCGCTACAGCTGGGACTTGCGCTCGGAGCGGTTGCGCGTGCGCCCGCCGTGGGAACCGTGTCACATCCCGCTCCCAGACGCGGCGCGGGACTGGATCCGCGCACGAGCGGCGGAGTGGGTGGAGGCGCCGCGAGCACGGGTGCTCACGCTGGACGAGTTGGCGGACGTGGAGCGCTTCCGCCGCGCAATGCGCACGGCGGAGACCGTGGAGCAACACGAACGTGCGTGGGAGATTCGCCCGCCCGACGAGGTGATGGACGCGTGGCACGAGCTGCACGAGCGCGCGGGGCTGCCCGAGCGGCCGGAAGTGGACGACGGCGGGCGCCAAGCGGAGCAGTGGGAGCCGCCACCGAAGGCGGAGGACCTGGAGCGCTTCAAGTTCGGCGCGGCGCTGACGGGGCGCTTCCTGTTCTGGCAGGACGTGGCGGAAGCTTTCGCGCGCGGTGAGGATGTTTCGCGCATAGAGGCGCCTCGGGACTGGCGCCTGCGGATGCCTCGCTAGTGTGAGAGGCGAGCCGGCGCGCCGCGAAAGAGCGCATCGACAAGCGCCTGGTGCGCGAGACGCTGGATGGCGCGTTCTGGGACCTGGTGCCCGGCGTCTACGTGCGCGGCGAGGTGGGAAAGCATGCCCTCGGCGTTCGTAGTCTCGAAGTCCGGCTGGTCCAGTAGCTCCAGCTTGCAGAGCTGGCACACGAGGGTTCGTCCGTCGAAGGTGCGGAACACGTAGACGGAGGAGTTAGGGCCGAAGCGCGCGTAGCTCATGGATGGATCCGCGTGGCTTTCGCGTCGAGCACGTCGAGCAACTGGGCCGCG
This genomic interval carries:
- the chrA gene encoding chromate efflux transporter, giving the protein MDSTPSGDVARGSLGEIARVFLRLGLTAFGGPAAHIAMMEDELVRRRRWLPREEFLDLLGATHLIPGPNSTELAIHLGHRRAGWPGLLVAGACFIVPAMLLTLAAAWAYVRFGSLPQADALLYGVKPVILAVVLQALWGLGKMALTTAPRVVVAVGSAVASALGANELLILAVAGGALAAWSHVRSSPASSSPLLLTPFALHGVTAATATAATPFSLGGLFLFFLKVGSVLFGSGYVLLAFLRADLVERWGWLTEAQLLDAVAVGQLTPGPVFTTATFIGYLVGGVPGAGLATLGIFLPAFVFVALSGPLVPRIRRSRTAGAVLDGVNAASLALMSVVTWQLGRAALVDGWTVALAVVGSVLLLRWRVNSAWLVLGGAAVGLLRAW
- a CDS encoding DsbA family protein, with the protein product MTTPRDPHETPPETQALCDPDSGTCALPDAALKRAGPSAEGPVDEVLYVGDPMCSWCWGGSPGLRQLEAEANRRGIPFRILVGGLRPGGGDPWNERFKGFLRHHWEEIAERTGQPFSTRFLDRAAFNYDTEPACRAFLVMRGMLEQTPGPETRAYEVFASIQRKFYAESEDPTVASFYESLCAAHGLDFRVFLVRFGHADAKRATANEFQQVRTLGVSAFPTVLFRGGAGLEVLASGFMTGPRLVEALARATKRARGEA
- a CDS encoding LysR family transcriptional regulator; translated protein: MHIAWDDLQTVEALVRTGSVVGAARELSLRHSSISRRVDALERALGAPLFLRGARLRPTPLGLAIAERAGHMRPHALDVGALLEEQRRARAGRLVITTNEVLASLLFGALRTCGFTQRVQVRISESELALEPGVTDLALRPSHTPGGALRGQQLGRLRLGVFRARAARQAPSAWVLPSENLRTRSSMRWWKAVPEDAESLVECDTLLGIRDACVAGLGRSVLPALLAEGDPRLVLEEELPGGPPVWLLSAATRRVDAALRRARDSLAEALRRAAGAWEA